In Acidobacteriota bacterium, one genomic interval encodes:
- a CDS encoding sulfatase-like hydrolase/transferase, with product MPASRQPAGAALACALAAACAANPPAEPPGAPGPGGTERPERPNVVLIVADDLGYGDLGSYGSQANRTPRLDRLAAGGVRFTDAYAAAAVCSPSRAGLITGRYPHRHGYEFNLVGRDAGFGLAAEERTLGDLMRGAGYATGYVGKWHLGRSPDRHPLSRGFDEFMGVLGGDSGYFGATVQRGREAAAAEGYLTDAFTREAAGFIGRHAAAGRPFFLVLSYTAPHTPLQATTEDLETVAHVEAGARRTYAAMVSSVDRGVGAVLDRLAGEGVDGDTLVVFTSDNGCVGYLDTGCSNAPFSGFKRFFLEGGIRVPLIMRWPNGLAGGAVYREPVISLDFFATFAALAGVPPAGHGAMALDGVDLVPHLTGRARGRPHEALFWRAGPNRAVRMGRFKLLEINRAGPAAADAGGALVAPAAGSVRSPHGQVTLLYDLEDDPAESANLAGRFPRRVARLRGRLDRWEASLAEPAWPSDRATIRTIDGELVELLF from the coding sequence ATGCCTGCTAGCAGGCAGCCGGCGGGCGCCGCCCTCGCCTGCGCCCTGGCCGCCGCCTGCGCCGCCAACCCGCCGGCCGAGCCGCCCGGGGCGCCGGGCCCCGGCGGGACCGAGCGGCCGGAGCGGCCGAACGTCGTCCTGATCGTCGCCGACGACCTCGGCTACGGCGACCTCGGCAGCTACGGCAGCCAGGCCAACCGCACGCCGCGGCTCGACCGTCTTGCCGCCGGGGGCGTTCGCTTCACCGACGCCTACGCGGCGGCCGCGGTGTGCAGCCCGTCGCGGGCCGGCCTGATCACCGGGCGTTACCCGCACCGGCACGGCTACGAGTTCAACCTGGTCGGCCGCGACGCCGGGTTCGGGCTGGCGGCGGAGGAGCGGACGCTCGGCGACCTGATGCGCGGCGCGGGCTACGCGACCGGCTACGTCGGCAAGTGGCATCTCGGCCGGAGTCCGGACCGGCATCCCCTGTCGCGCGGCTTCGACGAGTTCATGGGCGTGCTCGGCGGCGACAGCGGCTACTTCGGGGCCACGGTGCAGCGCGGGCGCGAAGCGGCCGCCGCCGAGGGCTACCTGACCGACGCCTTCACCCGCGAGGCGGCCGGCTTCATCGGCCGGCACGCGGCCGCCGGCCGGCCGTTCTTCCTCGTCCTCTCCTACACCGCTCCGCACACGCCCCTGCAGGCGACGACAGAGGACCTGGAGACCGTCGCCCACGTCGAGGCCGGTGCCCGCCGAACCTACGCCGCCATGGTGTCGTCGGTGGACCGCGGCGTCGGCGCGGTGCTCGACCGGCTCGCCGGCGAGGGCGTCGACGGCGACACGCTGGTCGTCTTCACCAGCGACAACGGCTGCGTCGGCTACCTCGACACGGGCTGCAGCAACGCGCCGTTCAGCGGCTTCAAGCGCTTCTTCCTGGAGGGCGGCATCCGGGTGCCGCTCATCATGCGCTGGCCGAACGGCCTCGCGGGCGGCGCCGTCTACCGCGAGCCGGTGATCAGCCTGGACTTCTTCGCGACCTTCGCGGCGCTTGCCGGCGTCCCGCCTGCGGGGCACGGTGCGATGGCGCTCGACGGCGTCGACCTCGTGCCGCATCTGACCGGCCGCGCCCGCGGGCGCCCCCACGAGGCCCTGTTCTGGCGGGCGGGCCCCAACCGGGCGGTCCGCATGGGCCGCTTCAAGCTGCTGGAGATCAACCGGGCCGGCCCGGCGGCCGCGGACGCGGGCGGCGCCCTGGTCGCGCCGGCCGCGGGCTCCGTCCGCTCGCCCCACGGACAGGTCACGCTGCTCTACGACCTCGAGGACGATCCGGCCGAGAGCGCGAATCTCGCCGGCCGCTTCCCCAGGCGGGTGGCGCGCCTTCGCGGCCGTCTCGACCGCTGGGAAGCGTCGCTCGCCGAACCGGCGTGGCCGTCGGACCGGGCGACGATCCGGACGATCGACGGCGAGCTGGTGGAGCTGCTGTTCTGA
- a CDS encoding PIN domain-containing protein yields the protein MRVLFDTNVLIDFLLDRAPFADAAADLLSRADRGQIQGLACADSFTTIFYLMQKALGREAARQHISSLLSVLDVTPVNRATLEHAAESRLRDFEDAVVVESGSQADVDCIVTRNERDFAGSTVTVHSPRALLALLAE from the coding sequence ATGAGGGTGCTCTTCGACACCAACGTGCTGATCGACTTCCTGCTCGACCGGGCGCCCTTCGCGGATGCTGCCGCCGATCTTCTCTCGCGGGCCGACCGCGGCCAGATTCAGGGGCTGGCTTGCGCCGACTCGTTCACGACGATCTTCTACCTGATGCAGAAGGCGCTCGGCCGGGAGGCGGCCAGGCAGCACATCTCGTCCCTTCTGTCCGTGCTCGACGTGACACCGGTGAACAGGGCGACTCTGGAGCACGCGGCCGAGAGCCGTCTGCGCGACTTCGAAGACGCGGTCGTCGTCGAGTCCGGAAGTCAAGCCGACGTGGACTGCATCGTCACGCGGAACGAACGGGACTTCGCCGGTTCGACCGTCACCGTGCATTCCCCGCGGGCGCTGTTGGCTCTGCTGGCCGAGTAG
- a CDS encoding DUF6364 family protein, giving the protein MHTKLTLRLDDRLIAQAKDYARDAGKSLSQIVAEYFSAITSRNQPDHTQTPAVAGLRGVLRGAGLEGLSDYHAHLEDKHL; this is encoded by the coding sequence ATGCACACCAAACTCACGCTGCGGCTTGACGACCGGCTGATCGCGCAGGCGAAGGACTATGCCCGGGATGCCGGCAAGTCACTCTCCCAGATCGTGGCCGAGTACTTCTCCGCGATCACTTCGCGGAACCAGCCGGACCACACCCAGACGCCGGCGGTGGCCGGGCTGCGCGGAGTGCTGAGGGGCGCCGGTCTGGAGGGCTTGAGCGACTACCACGCGCACCTTGAAGACAAGCACCTCTGA
- a CDS encoding SUMF1/EgtB/PvdO family nonheme iron enzyme, protein MGEARLGLVLALAALALPQAAAQEPGRGDDHGPGRTFRDALASGGAGPEMVVIPAGAFRMGCASGVDCYPGREEPVREVTIPRPLAVGRHEVTFADWDACVAAGGCGHRPDDRGWGRGRRPVINVSWRDAREYVAWLSEETGVAYRLPSESEWEYAARAGSGAAYSWGDEVASGRANCGGCGDEWSGHTAPAGSFPPNSWGLHDLHGNVWEWVEDCWHESHEGAAADGATRRSDDCSRHALRGGAWDVGPELVRSASRFGHGSDIRTGYLGFRVARTLAP, encoded by the coding sequence ATGGGGGAGGCGCGCCTGGGACTGGTTCTGGCACTCGCGGCACTGGCGCTGCCGCAAGCCGCGGCTCAGGAACCCGGCCGCGGGGACGACCACGGGCCGGGCCGCACCTTCCGCGACGCTCTCGCCTCCGGCGGCGCCGGTCCCGAGATGGTCGTGATTCCGGCGGGCGCCTTCCGGATGGGTTGCGCATCGGGCGTGGACTGCTATCCCGGCCGGGAGGAGCCGGTCCGCGAGGTGACGATTCCGCGCCCGTTAGCGGTGGGCAGGCACGAGGTGACCTTCGCCGACTGGGACGCCTGCGTCGCCGCCGGCGGCTGCGGACACCGTCCGGACGACCGGGGCTGGGGCCGCGGCCGGCGCCCGGTGATCAACGTGTCGTGGCGGGACGCCCGGGAGTACGTGGCCTGGCTGTCGGAAGAGACGGGCGTCGCGTACCGCCTGCCGAGCGAGTCGGAGTGGGAGTACGCGGCCCGCGCCGGTTCGGGCGCGGCCTACAGTTGGGGCGACGAGGTCGCTTCGGGCCGCGCCAATTGCGGCGGTTGCGGCGACGAATGGTCCGGTCACACGGCGCCGGCGGGCTCGTTCCCGCCGAACTCCTGGGGTCTGCACGACCTGCACGGAAACGTGTGGGAGTGGGTGGAGGACTGCTGGCACGAGAGCCACGAGGGCGCGGCGGCCGACGGCGCCACGCGGCGGTCGGACGATTGTTCCCGCCACGCGCTGCGCGGCGGCGCCTGGGACGTCGGGCCGGAACTCGTCCGCTCCGCCTCCCGCTTCGGGCACGGTTCGGACATCCGCACCGGCTACCTCGGTTTTCGCGTCGCCCGGACGCTCGCTCCGTGA
- a CDS encoding undecaprenyl-diphosphate phosphatase, with translation MQPLQLILVALVQGLTEYLPISSTAHLILLPRLFGWPDQGLAVDVAANTGTLVAVVAYFRKDLAVYVRALFQGAEAGEPAARRMIPLLALASLPVLVVGIVAGEWIAGDARSPGVIAWATIGFGLVLGAADRWGAQERRLEQVNWRNALVFGLAQAAALVPGASRAGVVISAGRLLGFDRESSARFALLLALPVGVFVAGKDSLDLMSGALPLSQLPSLLLVAALSAVVGYLVIGGLLGWLRRRSLQVFVGYRLALGTVLLVVF, from the coding sequence GTGCAGCCGCTGCAGTTGATCCTCGTGGCACTCGTGCAGGGGCTGACCGAGTACCTGCCGATCAGCTCGACCGCGCACCTCATCCTGCTGCCGCGGCTGTTCGGCTGGCCGGACCAGGGTCTGGCGGTGGACGTGGCGGCGAACACCGGCACACTGGTGGCCGTCGTCGCGTACTTCCGAAAGGACCTCGCGGTCTACGTGCGGGCGCTGTTCCAGGGCGCCGAGGCCGGCGAACCCGCTGCGAGGCGGATGATCCCGTTGCTGGCGCTGGCCTCGCTGCCCGTTCTCGTCGTCGGCATCGTGGCGGGCGAGTGGATCGCCGGCGACGCCCGCAGTCCGGGCGTGATCGCCTGGGCGACGATCGGCTTCGGCCTCGTGCTCGGCGCCGCGGATCGCTGGGGGGCGCAGGAGCGCCGGCTGGAGCAGGTGAACTGGCGGAATGCTCTGGTGTTCGGGCTGGCGCAGGCAGCGGCGCTCGTTCCCGGCGCTTCCCGGGCCGGTGTCGTCATCAGCGCCGGCCGGCTGCTCGGCTTCGACCGTGAGTCGTCGGCTCGCTTCGCCCTCCTGCTGGCGCTGCCGGTCGGCGTCTTCGTCGCCGGCAAGGACAGTCTGGACCTGATGAGCGGCGCGCTGCCGCTGTCCCAACTGCCCTCGCTGCTCCTGGTCGCCGCGCTGTCGGCGGTGGTGGGCTACCTGGTGATCGGCGGTCTGCTCGGATGGCTCAGGCGCCGCAGCCTGCAGGTCTTCGTCGGCTACCGGCTGGCGCTGGGCACCGTGCTGCTCGTGGTCTTCTAG
- a CDS encoding FKBP-type peptidyl-prolyl cis-trans isomerase, with product MTTPRRPRQFIAPLLALILAAPACAQETATAAADDPPAAPETWDEKASYAIGLNIGSNLDAGDLNLDKDLLLRGFLDSLEGTAALEEAEIDAVLGELNQKMQEHADRARQAAMMENTAKSAAFLAEKAREEGIVKTDSGLLYRELRAGSGDSPTANQTVTVHYRGALIDGTVFDSTYDRDQPTTYPVSGFIPGWSEALQLMKPGARWELFIPAELAYGANGSPPAIPPAAALTFELELLEVE from the coding sequence ATGACGACACCACGCCGCCCCCGGCAGTTCATCGCCCCACTCCTCGCCCTCATCCTCGCCGCGCCCGCCTGCGCGCAGGAAACCGCCACCGCCGCAGCCGACGATCCGCCGGCGGCCCCCGAGACATGGGACGAGAAGGCCTCCTACGCGATCGGCCTGAACATCGGCAGCAACCTGGATGCCGGGGATCTGAACCTCGACAAGGACCTGCTGCTCCGCGGATTCCTGGACTCCCTGGAAGGCACGGCGGCGCTCGAGGAGGCCGAGATCGACGCGGTTCTGGGAGAACTCAACCAGAAGATGCAGGAACACGCGGACCGCGCCCGGCAAGCGGCCATGATGGAGAACACCGCCAAGAGCGCCGCTTTCCTCGCCGAGAAGGCCAGGGAAGAGGGCATCGTCAAGACGGACTCCGGTCTCCTCTACCGGGAACTCCGCGCGGGCAGCGGCGACAGCCCCACGGCGAACCAGACGGTCACCGTCCACTATCGCGGCGCCCTGATCGACGGCACCGTGTTCGACAGCACATACGACCGCGACCAGCCGACCACCTACCCCGTCAGCGGCTTCATTCCCGGCTGGTCAGAAGCGTTGCAGTTGATGAAGCCGGGCGCCAGGTGGGAACTCTTCATTCCCGCCGAACTCGCCTACGGCGCGAACGGCTCGCCGCCAGCCATCCCGCCCGCTGCCGCCCTCACCTTCGAACTCGAGCTCCTCGAAGTCGAGTAG
- a CDS encoding response regulator transcription factor, which yields MRPVVEDQVRVLLIEDEENLAAGIRFNLEAEGLDVDWVRDGGQALERVRDPRYQLVILDVMLPGVDGFTLCEEARRAGVDTPVLFLTAKAEVSDRIRGLEAGGDDYLAKPFHLTELLLRVQAILRRRSWRPGDAPDAVRFGGNHFDFAAFTGASWDGQAQQLTQKEAMILKTLAEREGEVVSREDILDRVWGYEAFPSSRTVDNFILRLRKRFEPDPERPRHFHTVRGVGYRFTADAD from the coding sequence GTGAGACCCGTAGTCGAAGACCAGGTGCGGGTCCTGCTGATCGAGGACGAGGAGAACCTCGCCGCCGGCATCCGCTTCAACCTGGAGGCCGAGGGCCTCGACGTCGACTGGGTTCGCGACGGTGGGCAGGCGCTCGAGCGGGTTCGGGATCCGCGCTACCAGCTCGTGATTCTCGACGTGATGTTGCCGGGCGTGGACGGGTTCACGCTGTGCGAGGAGGCGCGTAGAGCTGGCGTCGATACGCCGGTCCTCTTCCTGACCGCCAAGGCGGAGGTATCCGACCGGATTCGCGGCCTCGAGGCCGGAGGCGACGACTATCTCGCGAAGCCCTTTCACCTGACGGAGCTCTTGCTGCGGGTGCAGGCGATCCTCCGGCGGCGGTCGTGGCGTCCCGGCGACGCACCGGACGCCGTGCGCTTCGGCGGCAACCACTTCGACTTCGCGGCCTTCACCGGCGCTTCCTGGGACGGTCAGGCGCAGCAGTTGACACAGAAGGAGGCGATGATCCTCAAGACCCTGGCGGAGCGGGAGGGCGAAGTCGTCTCGCGCGAGGACATCCTGGACCGCGTCTGGGGTTACGAAGCCTTCCCGTCGTCCCGGACGGTCGACAACTTCATCCTCCGGCTGCGCAAACGCTTCGAACCAGACCCCGAGCGGCCGCGCCACTTCCACACCGTTCGCGGCGTCGGCTACCGGTTCACCGCCGACGCGGACTGA
- a CDS encoding HAMP domain-containing sensor histidine kinase, whose product MPKHVTRFSRGSRRSAESIRVWRLQIGFLLLLAITAVQVVWWLVDQSRLADRIASDRVAGVELDREAAEASLRAGQSSEELRALYPHLEIEAGEARIRPAARAAIERDRRSHLNQYRWEGGFFLAVIAGGVLLLWGVLRREADLLSRQQNFLAAVSHELRSPLASLRLTTETLLLRDLAAADRRELLDRNLEDLRRLERMIGNLLETNRLEHAKVEPRREPVDLAEAVSLAFAELGHRRDGGEGIEIEVRVEDGLDLQADPVGLGTVLRNLIGNAIESAQAAGTRVEVVARRLDSTVELEVLDDGVGFDPADGRRLFEKFYRPGSELRRDKKGSGLGLYLVRSFVTLEGGEVEASSEGPGRGAVFRVTWPIRRQAAGAAS is encoded by the coding sequence ATGCCCAAGCATGTGACCCGGTTCAGCCGGGGAAGCCGCCGCTCGGCGGAGAGCATCCGGGTGTGGCGGCTGCAGATCGGCTTCCTGCTGCTGCTCGCCATCACGGCTGTGCAGGTCGTCTGGTGGCTGGTCGACCAGTCCAGGCTCGCGGACCGCATCGCCTCCGACCGCGTCGCCGGGGTCGAACTGGACCGGGAGGCGGCCGAGGCGTCGCTGCGAGCCGGTCAGTCGAGTGAGGAACTGCGCGCTCTCTACCCGCACCTGGAGATCGAAGCCGGGGAGGCGAGGATACGGCCGGCGGCCCGCGCGGCGATCGAACGGGATCGACGCAGCCACCTGAACCAGTATCGCTGGGAGGGGGGTTTCTTTCTCGCGGTGATTGCGGGCGGGGTACTGCTTCTGTGGGGCGTGCTGCGCCGGGAGGCGGATCTCCTGTCCCGGCAGCAGAACTTCCTCGCCGCGGTGTCCCACGAGTTACGGAGTCCGCTGGCGAGCCTGCGGCTGACGACGGAGACGTTGCTGCTCCGTGATCTGGCGGCGGCGGATCGTCGCGAGCTGCTTGATCGCAACCTGGAGGATCTGAGACGTCTGGAGCGGATGATTGGCAATCTCCTGGAGACGAACCGCCTGGAGCATGCGAAGGTCGAGCCGCGCCGCGAACCGGTCGACCTGGCGGAGGCGGTGTCCCTCGCCTTCGCCGAGCTCGGGCACCGGCGCGACGGCGGCGAGGGCATCGAGATCGAGGTCAGGGTCGAGGACGGCCTCGATCTCCAGGCGGACCCTGTGGGCCTGGGCACGGTGCTGCGGAACCTGATCGGCAACGCGATCGAGTCCGCCCAGGCGGCCGGAACGAGAGTGGAAGTCGTGGCCAGACGGCTGGACTCGACCGTCGAACTCGAAGTGCTCGACGACGGCGTCGGCTTCGACCCCGCGGACGGCCGTCGTCTGTTCGAGAAGTTCTACCGACCCGGCAGCGAGTTGCGGCGCGACAAGAAGGGCAGCGGTCTGGGGCTCTACCTGGTGCGGAGCTTCGTGACGCTCGAGGGAGGTGAAGTGGAGGCGAGCAGCGAGGGCCCGGGCCGCGGCGCAGTGTTCCGGGTCACATGGCCGATCAGGCGGCAGGCCGCGGGAGCGGCGTCGTGA
- a CDS encoding alpha/beta hydrolase encodes MPQTTRPVLEPVSVHRVQSTDGVELAVYDFGGDGPDLIAGHATGFHGRVYDPMLEHLDGFRRISVDVRGHGDATAPDGLDYSWESCAEDLAAVIDALELGTERPLFGFGHSMGAAALLMIAPKRPGLFAGLVCYEPVIYPPGVTDDDARLGVWVERTRRRRRRFASYEAAVANYAEKVPYSLIDPEALDVYVRHGFAPSADGAVEIKCHPDVEAQLYLMGPHHRAWHGLRQVECPVTLMRGSVLIPGPAYWAEAIVCELPNVLFLQVEGLGHLGPLEDPEQMAVLVASALAA; translated from the coding sequence ATGCCGCAAACTACCCGACCCGTGCTCGAACCGGTTTCCGTCCACCGCGTCCAGTCCACCGACGGCGTCGAACTCGCCGTCTACGACTTCGGCGGCGATGGCCCCGACCTGATCGCCGGTCACGCCACCGGCTTCCACGGGCGGGTCTACGACCCGATGCTCGAGCACCTCGACGGCTTTCGCCGGATCAGCGTCGACGTGCGGGGGCACGGCGACGCGACCGCGCCGGACGGCCTCGACTACAGTTGGGAGAGCTGTGCGGAGGATCTGGCCGCGGTGATCGACGCGCTGGAACTCGGCACCGAACGACCGCTGTTCGGCTTCGGCCACTCGATGGGCGCCGCCGCGCTGTTGATGATCGCGCCCAAGCGGCCGGGCCTGTTCGCCGGCCTCGTCTGCTACGAGCCGGTCATCTATCCGCCGGGCGTCACGGACGACGACGCCCGCCTCGGCGTCTGGGTCGAACGGACCCGGCGTCGGCGCAGACGCTTCGCATCGTACGAAGCCGCCGTCGCCAACTACGCGGAGAAGGTGCCCTACTCCCTGATCGACCCGGAAGCGCTCGACGTGTACGTCCGGCATGGCTTCGCACCGTCGGCGGACGGCGCGGTCGAGATCAAGTGTCACCCCGACGTCGAGGCGCAGCTTTACCTCATGGGACCCCACCACCGCGCCTGGCACGGGCTCCGCCAGGTGGAGTGCCCGGTTACCCTGATGCGGGGATCCGTGCTCATACCGGGGCCCGCATACTGGGCCGAGGCGATCGTGTGCGAGTTGCCGAACGTGCTCTTTCTACAGGTCGAGGGCCTCGGCCACCTCGGCCCGCTGGAAGATCCGGAGCAGATGGCGGTCCTTGTGGCCTCAGCGCTCGCCGCCTAG
- a CDS encoding sulfatase-like hydrolase/transferase, translating into MRNASGAGCSAARRVLVPASMLALALSACGPEPEDAAPPSVRADVEHLLSGASSGQPPVILITIDTLRADRLSSYGSDRVATPHLDRLAEEGIRFANASSTVPFTLPAHSSIMTGLYPPSHGVRENVGYVLAPELVTIAERFQDRGYRTGGFVSAFVLDARWGIARGFDTYVDDFDLDAMAGANLGSVQRAGPETIAHALEWLDGVGGEEPFFLWLHLFDPHDPYDPPEPFRSEYQGRPYDGEVAYTDSLIGEFRTALEERGLFDESVLVLTSDHGEGLGDHGESYHGFFVYDSTVHVPLIVRLPGGTERGRVVGDAVSHVDIAPTLIELLDLDGAGAGQGRSLLPDMQGLPNPLAERSVYAESFYALDHYGWAPLRSLRTAEHKYIEAPEPELYALLEDPGELANVLLEERDLSRRLRAEALELSAELDRAAPSSSAEPDLDEDTLAQLRALGYLAGRGAAGRGDSESPRADPKNKAHLHRAIMRAQSAFGAGDEDAAAAELRAALSEDEGLLDAHQLLGTITLLAGDPEPAVGHFQSALALDPEHRQSLLGLANAYHELGRVDEAVVGYRRLLEVAGQDAKATMALARIHVDRGELSEAEQVLAAAAEGREPPAVVANKLGEVMALLGRSGDAEAKFRQAISSNPELGEAYFNLAVLLDESGRMGDAVTAYRQAEELRPRDHRPRFNLGRLYGRQGRADLQIEAYRGAVEASPDFTVGYFHLAKALMDHGRDLKEAETFARRGLEGEPTGRDGALGYFVLADILNRLGRPAEERLALARGQELLGGER; encoded by the coding sequence ATGCGAAACGCGTCCGGCGCTGGTTGTAGCGCGGCCCGCCGGGTCCTTGTGCCGGCCTCGATGCTGGCGCTGGCCCTTTCCGCCTGCGGACCCGAGCCGGAGGACGCCGCGCCACCGTCGGTCCGGGCGGACGTGGAGCACCTGCTCAGTGGGGCATCGAGCGGGCAGCCCCCGGTCATCCTGATCACGATCGACACGCTGCGGGCCGACCGGCTGTCGAGCTACGGCTCGGACCGGGTCGCGACGCCGCACCTCGACCGTCTGGCGGAGGAGGGCATCCGCTTCGCCAACGCGTCGTCGACGGTGCCGTTCACGTTGCCTGCGCACAGCTCGATCATGACGGGGCTCTACCCGCCGTCCCATGGGGTGCGCGAGAATGTCGGCTACGTTCTGGCGCCCGAGCTGGTGACCATCGCCGAGCGGTTCCAGGACCGCGGCTACCGGACCGGCGGTTTCGTCAGCGCCTTCGTGCTCGATGCGCGCTGGGGGATCGCCCGCGGCTTCGACACCTACGTCGACGACTTCGACCTGGACGCGATGGCGGGCGCCAACCTGGGGTCGGTCCAGCGGGCTGGTCCGGAGACGATCGCGCACGCGCTGGAGTGGCTCGACGGCGTGGGCGGGGAGGAGCCCTTCTTCCTGTGGCTCCACCTGTTCGATCCCCACGATCCGTACGACCCGCCGGAACCGTTTCGGTCGGAGTACCAGGGACGGCCCTACGACGGCGAGGTCGCCTACACCGATTCCCTGATCGGCGAGTTCCGCACCGCCCTCGAGGAGCGCGGTCTTTTCGATGAGTCCGTTCTCGTGCTGACGTCGGACCACGGCGAAGGACTGGGCGATCACGGCGAGAGCTACCACGGCTTCTTCGTCTACGACTCCACGGTCCACGTTCCGCTCATCGTCCGGCTGCCCGGCGGCACGGAGCGCGGTCGGGTGGTCGGCGACGCGGTGAGCCACGTCGACATCGCGCCGACCCTGATCGAGCTTCTGGACCTCGACGGGGCTGGCGCAGGCCAGGGCCGGAGTCTGCTCCCGGACATGCAGGGACTGCCGAATCCTCTTGCCGAACGGAGCGTGTACGCCGAGTCCTTCTACGCGCTCGACCACTACGGCTGGGCGCCGCTTCGCTCGCTGCGCACGGCGGAGCACAAGTACATCGAAGCGCCGGAACCCGAGCTCTACGCCCTGCTCGAAGACCCGGGCGAGCTCGCGAACGTCCTACTCGAAGAGCGCGACCTGTCGCGCCGGCTGCGGGCGGAGGCTCTCGAACTCTCGGCGGAACTCGATCGGGCGGCCCCGAGTTCCAGCGCGGAACCGGATCTCGACGAGGACACGCTGGCGCAGTTGCGAGCGCTCGGTTACCTCGCCGGCCGCGGTGCCGCAGGCCGCGGGGATTCGGAAAGCCCGCGCGCCGACCCGAAGAACAAGGCGCACCTGCATCGCGCCATCATGCGGGCGCAGAGCGCTTTCGGCGCCGGCGACGAGGATGCGGCCGCGGCCGAGCTGCGGGCGGCGCTGTCCGAAGACGAGGGGCTGCTCGACGCGCACCAGCTTCTGGGCACGATCACGCTTCTCGCGGGCGATCCCGAGCCGGCGGTCGGCCACTTCCAGAGCGCGCTCGCCCTCGATCCCGAGCACCGCCAGTCTCTGCTTGGTCTCGCCAATGCCTACCACGAGCTGGGACGCGTCGACGAGGCGGTCGTCGGCTACCGCCGGCTGCTCGAAGTCGCGGGTCAGGACGCGAAGGCGACGATGGCGCTGGCGCGGATCCACGTCGACCGCGGCGAGTTGAGCGAAGCGGAGCAGGTGCTGGCGGCCGCCGCCGAAGGACGCGAACCGCCCGCGGTCGTCGCGAACAAGCTGGGCGAGGTGATGGCGCTTCTGGGTCGCAGCGGCGACGCGGAGGCGAAGTTCCGGCAGGCCATCTCATCGAACCCGGAACTCGGCGAGGCCTACTTCAACCTGGCCGTTCTGCTGGATGAGTCGGGGAGGATGGGGGACGCGGTCACTGCCTATCGGCAGGCGGAGGAACTGCGCCCGCGCGACCATCGGCCCCGGTTCAATCTCGGCCGCCTCTACGGCCGGCAGGGTCGCGCGGACCTCCAGATCGAGGCTTACCGCGGCGCGGTCGAGGCGTCGCCGGACTTCACCGTTGGGTACTTCCACCTGGCCAAGGCCTTGATGGACCACGGGCGGGACCTAAAGGAAGCGGAGACGTTCGCACGCCGCGGTCTGGAGGGCGAGCCGACCGGTCGGGACGGTGCGCTCGGCTACTTCGTGCTCGCCGACATCCTGAACCGGCTGGGGCGGCCGGCCGAGGAGCGTCTGGCGCTGGCCCGCGGACAGGAACTCCTAGGCGGCGAGCGCTGA
- a CDS encoding isoprenylcysteine carboxylmethyltransferase family protein, which produces MAAGGEPDRAQTAFEPPLLVLVSLVLGFLLSWLLPLRIWPVGTNRALVIAGIAIVVASFAWLTWSALTMVRGGSSLPVHHPTANLVIRGPYRRSRNPIYAGMVLAFLGLGLARSSWWFVALAVAVALLLRWGVILREEAYLERKFGDEYRDYAKRVRRWL; this is translated from the coding sequence GTGGCAGCGGGCGGCGAACCGGACCGGGCCCAGACGGCCTTCGAGCCGCCGTTGCTGGTGCTGGTCTCCCTGGTCCTCGGCTTCCTCCTGTCCTGGCTGCTGCCGCTCCGGATTTGGCCGGTCGGGACCAATCGGGCCCTGGTGATTGCCGGGATCGCGATCGTGGTTGCCAGCTTCGCCTGGCTGACCTGGTCGGCCCTGACGATGGTTCGCGGCGGCTCCTCCCTGCCGGTGCATCATCCGACCGCGAACCTGGTGATCAGAGGTCCCTACCGGCGGTCCCGTAATCCCATCTATGCGGGCATGGTTCTGGCGTTCCTCGGCCTCGGACTCGCTCGGAGCAGTTGGTGGTTCGTCGCCCTCGCCGTGGCGGTGGCCCTGCTGCTGCGCTGGGGCGTGATTCTGCGGGAGGAGGCCTACCTGGAGCGGAAGTTCGGCGACGAGTACCGGGACTATGCGAAACGCGTCCGGCGCTGGTTGTAG